In Bacillus methanolicus, the following proteins share a genomic window:
- a CDS encoding DNA cytosine methyltransferase has translation MAPTVVSLFSGGGGLDLGFKNSGFEIIWAIDIDKDAVSTYKENLGEHIVLEDITKIHEKDIPKADIVIGGPPCQSFSLVGKRRIDDERGQLVWQYLRIINELRPKCFLFENVVGLKSAKTADGNLVIDELILAFKEIGYEVKWDVLNAADYGVPQRRKRIFLVGTREGIDFEFPLPTHNEEGIDGKLKWISVEEALGDLSSPTQTGIVNYISAPTNAYQIKMRENNRAEFVTEHIIPNLSELDKIIIEHIPVGGNYMDVPDSVPSKRIKKFKETGGRTTCYGRLRPDKPSYTINTHFNRPNVGCNIHYKEKRLITVREALRLQSFPDDYIIKSSTKRGKHTIVGNAVPPILAEALAKKVLESINAYSMAPK, from the coding sequence TTGGCACCAACAGTCGTAAGTCTATTCTCAGGTGGAGGAGGACTTGATTTAGGCTTTAAAAATAGTGGATTTGAAATTATTTGGGCAATTGATATAGATAAGGATGCAGTGTCGACATATAAAGAAAATTTAGGAGAGCATATTGTGCTGGAGGATATCACAAAAATACACGAAAAAGATATTCCGAAAGCAGATATAGTTATAGGAGGGCCTCCCTGTCAATCATTTTCTCTTGTTGGCAAAAGAAGAATTGATGATGAAAGAGGACAACTAGTTTGGCAGTACTTAAGGATCATTAATGAACTTCGCCCTAAATGCTTTCTGTTTGAAAATGTCGTAGGGTTAAAGTCCGCAAAAACAGCTGACGGGAACTTAGTAATAGACGAATTAATACTTGCCTTCAAAGAAATTGGCTATGAAGTTAAATGGGATGTTTTAAATGCTGCAGATTATGGAGTTCCACAAAGAAGAAAAAGAATATTTCTCGTTGGAACTAGAGAAGGGATAGATTTTGAATTTCCTTTACCAACACACAATGAAGAGGGGATTGATGGCAAGTTAAAATGGATTTCTGTAGAAGAAGCACTTGGTGATTTATCCTCTCCAACTCAAACGGGAATAGTAAATTACATTAGCGCTCCAACGAATGCTTATCAAATAAAAATGAGGGAAAATAATAGAGCAGAATTTGTTACAGAACATATTATCCCAAATTTAAGTGAATTAGATAAAATAATTATAGAACATATACCAGTTGGTGGAAACTATATGGATGTTCCCGATTCAGTTCCATCGAAACGTATAAAAAAGTTTAAAGAAACTGGCGGAAGAACCACATGTTATGGAAGATTAAGACCGGATAAACCTTCATACACGATAAATACACATTTTAATAGGCCGAATGTAGGTTGTAATATCCATTATAAAGAAAAAAGATTAATTACAGTTCGAGAAGCATTAAGATTACAAAGTTTCCCTGATGATTATATAATAAAATCATCAACTAAGAGAGGAAAACATACTATTGTTGGTAATGCTGTTCCACCTATATTAGCGGAAGCATTAGCTAAAAAAGTGTTGGAATCCATTAATGCATATTCAATGGCGCCAAAATAA
- a CDS encoding class I SAM-dependent methyltransferase, giving the protein MKLSNPEIKWLSEVYNKKDLLGQVFTPKDVAKLMVSLAISSKPETILEPCFGEGVFLEEIRNNADHMNNHVIGIEIDPELFNKVKGRFPDIELYNMDFFDFHGEVECVIMNPPYIRQELLKRDMPKFLNKDEILNRLPLTNCSISSRSNLYIYFFIKAWSILKDKGEIIAIVPNTWMAAEYGGSFKNFILSNFWVKSIIQFNKDVFPDADVDSCIIHLKKENYFENSDTHLINIKQSLSKEEIHSFDKLIKSNNEKLFVRKETNKVLNSESNWLSLFSESDLFDLKENLIPLKKLADLRRGLTTNYNQFFINDTLAYVNQYPDFFKEILCSPKDIKGYSTQNVVKKSYVFSTNKKENELPPEIKAYVKRYEREILNSGLPKTLYNKIISNPEKWFNISGLKVAPILFSYIVRERKKFILNQSEVIARDNFYEIYPKINVNKHVLFSILNSRITSLFMENIGRSHGKGLLKIQKYELEDLKIINPYKIQKNDLLLLENLGKELSNTLEENPIQIIAEIDKLLLPYVTTKCKVRDLEKLLETRLNTRLSKRVGHLELVNDGGV; this is encoded by the coding sequence ATGAAATTATCTAATCCTGAAATCAAGTGGCTATCAGAGGTTTACAATAAAAAAGATTTGCTTGGACAAGTATTTACTCCAAAAGATGTTGCTAAGCTAATGGTATCTTTAGCAATAAGCTCAAAACCTGAAACAATTTTAGAACCATGTTTTGGAGAAGGCGTTTTTTTGGAGGAAATAAGGAACAATGCAGATCATATGAACAACCATGTCATAGGAATAGAGATCGATCCAGAACTTTTTAATAAAGTAAAGGGAAGATTTCCTGATATTGAACTATATAATATGGACTTCTTTGATTTTCATGGGGAAGTAGAATGTGTAATAATGAATCCGCCTTATATTAGGCAAGAACTGCTAAAAAGGGATATGCCTAAATTCCTAAATAAAGATGAAATATTGAATCGGCTGCCTTTAACAAACTGTTCAATTTCTTCAAGAAGTAACCTATATATATATTTTTTTATTAAGGCATGGTCCATTTTAAAAGATAAAGGTGAAATTATTGCAATCGTTCCCAATACATGGATGGCTGCAGAATATGGAGGATCGTTTAAGAATTTCATTTTAAGTAATTTTTGGGTTAAATCAATCATCCAATTTAATAAAGATGTTTTTCCTGATGCAGACGTTGACAGTTGCATTATCCATTTAAAGAAGGAAAACTACTTTGAAAATAGCGATACGCATCTAATAAATATAAAACAATCACTGTCGAAAGAAGAAATTCATTCATTTGATAAATTAATAAAGAGCAATAATGAAAAACTATTTGTGAGGAAAGAAACAAATAAAGTATTGAATTCAGAGAGTAATTGGCTGAGTCTATTTAGTGAAAGTGATTTGTTTGATTTAAAGGAAAATTTGATACCGTTAAAGAAACTAGCAGATTTAAGAAGAGGTTTAACTACAAACTATAATCAATTTTTTATAAATGATACACTTGCTTACGTAAATCAATATCCGGATTTTTTCAAAGAAATATTGTGTAGTCCAAAGGATATCAAGGGCTATTCCACTCAAAATGTAGTTAAGAAAAGCTATGTTTTTAGTACAAATAAGAAAGAAAATGAATTACCTCCAGAAATAAAGGCATATGTAAAAAGGTATGAGAGAGAGATCTTAAACAGTGGACTTCCAAAAACACTATATAATAAAATTATTTCTAATCCTGAAAAATGGTTTAATATAAGCGGTTTAAAGGTTGCACCAATTTTATTTAGTTATATCGTACGTGAAAGAAAAAAATTCATTCTAAATCAATCTGAAGTGATTGCCAGAGATAACTTTTATGAGATTTATCCTAAAATTAATGTAAACAAACATGTCCTTTTTTCAATTTTAAATAGTCGAATTACTTCATTGTTTATGGAAAATATCGGAAGAAGTCATGGCAAAGGACTTCTGAAGATACAAAAATATGAACTTGAGGATTTAAAGATAATTAATCCATATAAGATCCAAAAGAATGACTTATTGTTATTAGAGAATTTAGGAAAGGAATTATCTAATACCTTAGAAGAAAATCCTATACAAATTATTGCTGAAATAGACAAGCTTCTTCTTCCATACGTGACAACTAAATGTAAAGTTAGAGATTTAGAAAAGCTATTAGAAACTCGATTAAACACTCGATTAAGTAAAAGGGTCGGTCATTTGGAATTAGTAAATGATGGAGGCGTATAA
- a CDS encoding type II toxin-antitoxin system RelE/ParE family toxin, protein MAQRNKIKYTPAAVDDMDEIFSYISHDNLSAAEMMLEKLNNQIGKLAEFPNMGSVLSDEEYTLVERGYRFIVVHPYLIFYRLLDNNVIIYRILHARRDYLRELFALQE, encoded by the coding sequence ATGGCGCAAAGGAATAAGATTAAATATACCCCTGCAGCAGTCGACGATATGGATGAGATATTCTCGTATATATCGCATGATAATCTTTCCGCCGCAGAAATGATGCTGGAGAAGCTAAATAATCAAATTGGCAAGCTTGCAGAGTTTCCTAATATGGGATCGGTTTTATCAGATGAGGAATATACTCTTGTTGAGCGCGGATATCGATTTATTGTAGTGCACCCCTATCTAATTTTCTACAGACTGTTAGATAATAATGTAATAATCTACCGTATACTGCATGCACGTCGTGATTATCTTCGCGAGTTGTTTGCCTTACAGGAATAA
- a CDS encoding type II toxin-antitoxin system Phd/YefM family antitoxin: protein MNIKPSTTIRNDYNGFSKYCHELDEPVVLTRNGEADLVVMSYEAYRRMEARIKLQSKLLVAEKQVDEGAHLIEHDQVIEMMRRKINGAKE from the coding sequence GTGAATATTAAGCCGTCGACAACGATCCGAAATGATTATAATGGTTTTTCAAAATACTGCCATGAACTTGATGAGCCGGTCGTGCTGACACGCAATGGGGAAGCCGACCTGGTTGTCATGAGCTATGAAGCGTACCGACGCATGGAGGCACGTATCAAACTGCAATCAAAACTGTTGGTTGCAGAAAAGCAGGTTGATGAAGGTGCTCATTTGATTGAACATGATCAAGTTATAGAAATGATGCGGAGAAAGATTAATGGCGCAAAGGAATAA